In the Molothrus aeneus isolate 106 chromosome 28, BPBGC_Maene_1.0, whole genome shotgun sequence genome, one interval contains:
- the LOC136567150 gene encoding feather keratin 1-like: MSCFTRCQPCGPTPLGSSCNEPCVRQCQDSTVFIQPSPVVVTLPGPILSSFPQNTAVGSSSSAAVGSILSSQGVPISSGGFGLSGLGSGLCGLPC, translated from the coding sequence ATGTCCTGCTTCACCcggtgccagccctgtggccccaccccgctgggcagcagctgcaatgagccctgtgtcaggcagtgccaggactCCACCGTCTTCATCCAGCCCTCGCCCGTGgtggtgaccctgcctgggcccatcctcagctccttcccccagaacacCGCCGTGGgatcctccagctctgctgctgttggcagcatcctcagctctcagggagtgcccatcagctctgggggctttggCCTCTCTGGCCTGGGCAGTGGCCTCTGTGGCCTCCCCTGCTGA
- the LOC136567433 gene encoding feather keratin 2-like — protein sequence MSCYTRCQPCGPTPLGSSCNEPCVRQCQDSTVFIQPSPVVVTLPGPILSSFPQNTAVGSSSSAAVGSILSSQGVPISSGGFGLSGLGSGLCGVRSLPC from the coding sequence ATGTCCTGCTACACCcggtgccagccctgtggccccaccccgctgggcagcagctgcaatgagccctgtgtcaggcagtgccaggactCCACCGTCTTCATCCAGCCCTCGCCCGTGgtggtgaccctgcctgggcccatcctcagctccttcccccagaacacCGCCGTGGgatcctccagctctgctgctgttggcagcatcctcagctctcagggagtgcccatcagctctgggggctttggCCTCTCTGGCCTGGGCAGTGGCCTCTGTGGCGTGAGGAGCCTCCCCTGCTAA
- the LOC136567476 gene encoding feather keratin 2-like — protein sequence MSCYTRCQPCGPTPLGSSCNEPCVRQCQDSTVFIQPSPVVVTLPGPILSSFPQNTAVGSSSSAAVGSILSSQGVPISSGGFGLSGLGSGLCGVRSLPC from the coding sequence ATGTCCTGCTACACCcggtgccagccctgtggccccaccccgctgggcagcagctgcaatgagccctgtgtcaggcagtgccaggactCCACCGTCTTCATCCAGCCCTCGCCCGTGgtggtgaccctgcctgggcccatcctcagctccttcccccagaacacCGCCGTGGgatcctccagctctgctgctgttggcagcatcctcagctctcagggagtgcccatcagctctgggggctttggCCTCTCTGGCCTGGGCAGTGGCCTCTGTGGCGTGAGGAGCCTCCCCTGCTga
- the LOC136567151 gene encoding feather keratin 2-like, with protein MSCYTRCQPCGPTPLGSSCNEPCVRQCQDSTVFIQPSPVVVTLPGPILSSFPQNTAVGSSSSAAVGSILSSQGVPISSGGFGLSGLGSGLCGLPC; from the coding sequence ATGTCCTGCTACACCcggtgccagccctgtggccccaccccgctgggcagcagctgcaatgagccctgtgtcaggcagtgccaggactCCACCGTCTTCATCCAGCCCTCGCCCGTGgtggtgaccctgcctgggcccatcctcagctccttcccccagaacacCGCCGTGGgatcctccagctctgctgctgttggcagcatcctcagctctcagggagtgcccatcagctctgggggctttggCCTCTCTGGCCTGGGCAGTGGCCTCTGTGGCCTCCCCTGCTGA
- the LOC136567475 gene encoding feather keratin 1-like, whose product MSCYTRCQPCGPTPLGSSCNEPCVRQCQDSTVAIQPSPVVVTLPGPILSSFPQNTAVGSSSSAAVGSILSSQGVPISSGGFGLSGLGSGLCGRRCFPC is encoded by the coding sequence ATGTCCTGCTACACCcggtgccagccctgtggccccaccccgctgggcagcagctgcaatgagccctgtgtcaggcagtgccaggactCCACTGTGGCCATCCAGCCCTCGCCCGTGGTGGTGACCCTGCCCgggcccatcctcagctccttcccccagaacacCGCCGTGGgatcctccagctctgctgctgttggcagcatcctcagctctcagggagtgcccatcagctctgggggctttggCCTCTCTGGCCTGGGCAGTGGCCTCTGTGGCAGGAGATGCTTCCCCTGCTAA
- the LOC136567471 gene encoding feather keratin 1-like isoform X2, with the protein MSCYTRCQPCQPCGPTPLGSSCNEPCVRQCQDSTVAIQPSPVVVTLPGPILSSFPQNTAVGSSTSAAVGSILSSQGVPISSGGFGLSGLGSGLCGRRCFPC; encoded by the coding sequence ATGTCCTGCTACAcccggtgccagccctgccagccctgtggccccaccccgctgggcagcagctgcaatgagccctgtgtcaggcagtgccaggactCCACTGTGGCCATCCAGCCCTCGCCCGTGgtggtgaccctgcctgggcccatcctcagctccttcccccagaacacCGCCGTGGGAtcctccacctctgctgctgttggcagcatcctcagctctcagggagtgcccatcagctctgggggctttggCCTCTCTGGCCTGGGCAGTGGCCTCTGTGGCAGGAGATGCTTCCCCTGCTAA
- the LOC136567471 gene encoding feather keratin 1-like isoform X1, translating to MSVGLGQCRSSIKAGPSPHSLIHSSRLHLLQYKVHLQPQAMSCYTRCQPCQPCGPTPLGSSCNEPCVRQCQDSTVAIQPSPVVVTLPGPILSSFPQNTAVGSSTSAAVGSILSSQGVPISSGGFGLSGLGSGLCGRRCFPC from the exons ATGTCTGTGGGcctggggcagtgcaggagcagtATAAAAGCAGGTCCTTCTCCTCACTCTCTCATCCACTCCTCTCGCCTCCATCTCCTTCAGTACAAG GTGCACCTGCAGCCCCAAGCCATGTCCTGCTACAcccggtgccagccctgccagccctgtggccccaccccgctgggcagcagctgcaatgagccctgtgtcaggcagtgccaggactCCACTGTGGCCATCCAGCCCTCGCCCGTGgtggtgaccctgcctgggcccatcctcagctccttcccccagaacacCGCCGTGGGAtcctccacctctgctgctgttggcagcatcctcagctctcagggagtgcccatcagctctgggggctttggCCTCTCTGGCCTGGGCAGTGGCCTCTGTGGCAGGAGATGCTTCCCCTGCTAA